The following are from one region of the Paenibacillus protaetiae genome:
- a CDS encoding YifB family Mg chelatase-like AAA ATPase, which translates to MYSLMHSGSVLGVEGQSILVETDISSGLPQVNVVGLPDPAVRESVERVRAAIKNSGYKFPLDRITVNLAPADLRKEGTAFDLAIAAGILTASGQLDGMLLERVLLIGELALNGQVRPVPGVLALLEMAKRSGIRKVLLPLANAEEAAWIGGMELFAIADLRDLAQKETSGWEHIRYDPSSVNGHPPKQPFHDEVSVGDYSDVIGQQQAKRAMLVAAAGRHNIVLIGPPGTGKTMMIRRLPTILPPLSEEESLEVTKIYSAAGKLDRNAAGLIQTPPFRSPHHTISSAGLIGGGSIPKPGEVTLAHRGILYLDELAEFSRPVLEVLRQPLEDHMVTIARAKAVFRFPAQIMLAASLNPCPCGYFGHDYGDNHCTCSPTSIARYRSKISGPLLDRIDLQLEVPRASAPAADNKSSLSSREMRHMVEEARARQAARHARDGHHGISRLSGAPLRRAAHISKPAAELMDQAFQMLGISMRAYDRILRLARTIADIGGCEHIGEEHVAEALQYRRMDQAAVK; encoded by the coding sequence ATGTACAGCTTGATGCACAGCGGAAGCGTACTTGGTGTCGAAGGCCAGTCAATCCTTGTGGAAACCGATATTTCCAGCGGATTGCCGCAAGTGAATGTGGTCGGGCTGCCCGATCCGGCAGTCCGGGAATCGGTGGAGCGCGTGCGCGCTGCCATTAAAAACAGCGGTTATAAATTTCCGCTCGACCGGATTACCGTCAATTTGGCGCCTGCAGATTTGCGCAAAGAAGGCACCGCTTTCGATTTGGCGATTGCCGCCGGCATTCTGACCGCCAGCGGGCAGCTGGACGGCATGCTGCTGGAGCGCGTGCTGCTAATCGGCGAGTTAGCGCTTAACGGACAAGTCAGGCCGGTGCCGGGCGTTCTTGCCTTGCTTGAAATGGCGAAGCGCTCCGGCATCCGCAAAGTGCTTCTCCCGCTTGCCAACGCGGAAGAAGCGGCATGGATCGGCGGGATGGAGCTGTTCGCCATCGCCGATCTGCGGGATTTGGCACAGAAAGAAACAAGCGGCTGGGAGCATATCCGCTACGATCCTTCCTCCGTAAACGGCCACCCGCCCAAACAGCCGTTCCATGATGAAGTTTCAGTTGGCGATTATAGCGACGTCATCGGACAGCAGCAAGCCAAACGCGCGATGCTCGTTGCGGCTGCCGGCAGGCACAACATTGTGCTGATCGGCCCTCCGGGTACCGGCAAAACGATGATGATCCGCAGGCTGCCTACGATTTTGCCGCCGCTGTCGGAGGAAGAGTCGCTTGAGGTTACTAAAATATACAGCGCCGCCGGCAAGCTGGACCGGAACGCTGCAGGCTTGATTCAAACTCCCCCGTTCCGCTCTCCCCACCACACCATATCGAGCGCAGGCTTGATTGGCGGGGGCTCGATTCCTAAGCCCGGAGAAGTGACACTTGCGCATCGCGGCATTTTATACCTGGATGAGCTTGCAGAGTTTTCACGGCCTGTGCTTGAAGTGCTGCGCCAGCCGCTGGAGGATCACATGGTCACCATAGCGCGGGCGAAAGCCGTTTTTCGGTTCCCTGCCCAGATAATGCTTGCCGCATCGCTGAATCCTTGCCCTTGCGGCTACTTTGGCCACGATTACGGCGATAATCATTGCACATGCAGCCCTACCTCCATAGCCCGTTACCGCTCCAAAATTTCCGGCCCGCTGCTTGACCGGATAGACCTGCAATTGGAAGTGCCGCGAGCATCCGCTCCTGCAGCGGATAACAAAAGCTCCCTCTCGTCCCGCGAGATGCGGCATATGGTTGAAGAGGCGAGAGCCAGGCAAGCGGCGAGGCACGCACGCGATGGCCACCATGGAATATCCCGGCTGTCAGGCGCTCCATTACGCCGAGCAGCGCATATCAGCAAGCCGGCTGCCGAGCTAATGGATCAGGCTTTCCAGATGCTAGGCATCAGCATGCGGGCTTATGACCGCATTTTGCGGCTTGCCAGAACCATTGCGGATATTGGCGGCTGTGAGCATATTGGCGAAGAGCATGTCGCTGAAGCGCTGCAATACCGCCGGATGGATCAGGCTGCCGTTAAATAA
- the sucC gene encoding ADP-forming succinate--CoA ligase subunit beta produces the protein MNIHEYQGKEVLKQYGVSVPEGKVAFTVDEAVEAAQSLGTQVVVVKAQIHAGGRGKAGGVKVAKNLDEVRTYANEILGKVLVTHQTGPEGKEVKRLLIEQGCDIKKEYYVGVVVDRATGRVVMMASEEGGTEIEEVAAATPEKIFKEVIDPVIGLQPFQAKKLAYAINIPNELVNKAVQFMQALYAAFVDKDCSIAEINPLVVTGDGNVMALDAKLNFDSNALFRHKDIQALRDLDEEDEKEIEASKYDLSYVALDGNIGCMVNGAGLAMATMDIIKYYGGEPANFLDVGGGATKEKVTEAFKIILSDTNVKGIFVNIFGGIMRCDVIAEGVIAATKELGLDKPLVVRLEGTNVELGKKMLNESGLNIVAADSMADGAQKIVALVK, from the coding sequence ATGAATATCCATGAGTATCAAGGGAAAGAAGTTTTGAAACAATACGGCGTCTCGGTGCCGGAAGGCAAAGTTGCCTTTACGGTGGACGAGGCTGTCGAGGCCGCACAATCGCTTGGCACGCAAGTGGTTGTTGTGAAAGCACAAATCCATGCAGGTGGACGCGGTAAAGCGGGTGGCGTGAAAGTGGCCAAAAACCTGGATGAAGTGCGTACTTATGCAAATGAAATTTTGGGCAAAGTGCTAGTAACCCATCAAACCGGCCCTGAAGGCAAAGAAGTGAAACGCCTTCTGATCGAGCAAGGCTGCGACATTAAAAAAGAATATTACGTCGGCGTCGTGGTTGACCGAGCTACTGGCCGCGTTGTTATGATGGCGTCTGAAGAAGGCGGTACGGAAATCGAGGAAGTAGCGGCAGCGACTCCGGAGAAAATTTTCAAAGAAGTCATTGACCCGGTTATCGGCCTCCAACCTTTTCAAGCGAAAAAACTTGCATACGCTATCAATATTCCGAATGAGCTCGTCAATAAAGCCGTTCAATTCATGCAAGCGTTGTATGCTGCATTTGTGGACAAGGACTGCTCGATTGCCGAGATTAACCCGCTTGTCGTAACGGGCGACGGCAATGTCATGGCATTGGATGCGAAGCTGAACTTTGATTCCAATGCTCTGTTCCGCCACAAAGACATTCAGGCGCTGCGCGACCTGGACGAAGAAGACGAGAAGGAAATCGAAGCTTCCAAATACGACCTCAGCTACGTTGCGCTTGACGGCAACATCGGCTGTATGGTTAACGGCGCCGGTCTTGCTATGGCTACCATGGACATTATTAAATACTATGGCGGCGAACCGGCTAACTTCCTGGACGTAGGGGGCGGCGCAACGAAAGAGAAAGTAACGGAAGCGTTCAAAATCATCCTTTCCGATACGAACGTAAAAGGTATTTTCGTCAACATTTTCGGCGGCATTATGCGCTGTGACGTTATTGCTGAAGGCGTTATTGCAGCAACGAAAGAGCTGGGCCTCGACAAGCCGCTTGTTGTCCGTCTCGAAGGCACGAATGTAGAGCTCGGCAAAAAAATGCTGAACGAATCCGGCCTGAACATTGTGGCAGCGGATTCCATGGCAGACGGCGCGCAAAAAATCGTCGCTCTTGTTAAATAA
- the sucD gene encoding succinate--CoA ligase subunit alpha gives MSIMVNKDTKVITQGITGKTALFHAKGALDYGTQMVGGTSPGKGGSKVDITLENGSTVSLPVFNTVVEAVNATGATASVIYVPPAFAADAILEAIDAELELVICITEGIPVLDMVKVKRYLEGKKTRLIGPNCPGVITPGECKIGIMPGYIHTPGHVGVVSRSGTLTYEAVHQLTTRGIGQSSAIGIGGDPVKGTEFIDVLNMFNEDPDTYAVIMIGEIGGTAEEEAAEWIKANMKKPVIGFIGGATAPPGKRMGHAGAIISGGKGTAAEKIATLEACGIKVAPTPSEMGSTLVSVLEEKGLLGKCVTVK, from the coding sequence ATGAGTATTATGGTCAATAAAGATACAAAAGTAATTACCCAAGGGATTACAGGCAAAACGGCCTTGTTCCATGCGAAAGGCGCACTGGATTACGGTACGCAAATGGTTGGCGGCACATCGCCGGGCAAAGGCGGCTCCAAAGTCGACATTACGCTGGAGAACGGCAGCACGGTTTCCTTGCCGGTATTCAATACGGTTGTCGAAGCGGTCAACGCTACCGGCGCTACGGCCTCGGTTATTTATGTACCGCCTGCATTTGCGGCAGATGCGATCCTTGAAGCGATTGACGCTGAATTGGAACTCGTTATCTGTATTACGGAAGGCATTCCGGTGCTCGACATGGTAAAAGTTAAACGTTACCTCGAAGGCAAAAAGACCCGCCTGATCGGTCCGAACTGCCCGGGCGTTATTACACCGGGCGAATGCAAAATCGGCATTATGCCGGGTTATATCCATACGCCTGGCCATGTAGGCGTTGTATCCCGTTCCGGGACGCTCACGTACGAAGCGGTTCATCAGCTGACGACCCGCGGCATCGGCCAATCGTCCGCTATCGGTATCGGCGGCGACCCGGTTAAAGGCACGGAGTTTATTGATGTGCTGAACATGTTTAATGAAGATCCGGATACGTATGCGGTTATTATGATCGGCGAGATCGGCGGCACGGCTGAAGAAGAAGCGGCTGAGTGGATCAAAGCGAACATGAAAAAACCGGTTATCGGCTTTATCGGCGGCGCTACGGCTCCTCCGGGAAAACGTATGGGCCATGCCGGTGCGATCATCTCCGGCGGCAAAGGTACTGCAGCCGAGAAAATCGCTACTCTGGAAGCTTGCGGCATTAAAGTAGCGCCAACGCCTTCCGAAATGGGCTCGACGCTTGTCAGCGTACTTGAGGAAAAAGGCCTGCTCGGCAAATGCGTTACAGTTAAATAA
- the dprA gene encoding DNA-processing protein DprA — protein sequence MSTIEEMCRRMIILLHETAGIGWQAIQRAVAAQMWQKDHASAEEWQRIGLLPKQAAAASERMKHDLEGSRSPYIRAKRIGAHVITRFDPEYPELLKHTPQPPWVLYALGRLELLTRPSIAVVGTRQPTAYGRHTAVNIAETLSENGMTVVSGMARGIDYWAHTGALNGIGSTVGVLASPIDTCYPPNHYNLYRQIEEEGLLLSETPIGVSLHPGMFPLRNRIIAGMTLGTVVVEAASRSGSLITARDANEMNRNVYAVPGPVSSPKSSGTNELILNGEGKITLGVEQVLEDFAYMHEELALITGRSARRPAVTGTEATLSPEEEQVLGLLREEPRTVDELQGLSSIPFGLLNTVLINLCIKRKIEQQPGSIYIAL from the coding sequence ATGAGTACAATTGAAGAAATGTGCAGACGTATGATTATTTTGCTGCATGAAACGGCAGGCATCGGCTGGCAGGCTATACAACGGGCGGTTGCCGCCCAAATGTGGCAGAAGGACCATGCATCCGCCGAAGAGTGGCAGCGTATCGGCCTGCTTCCGAAGCAAGCAGCTGCCGCATCGGAACGGATGAAGCATGATCTGGAAGGCTCCCGTTCGCCGTATATCCGGGCAAAACGGATCGGTGCGCATGTCATTACGCGGTTTGATCCGGAGTATCCGGAGCTGTTGAAACATACGCCGCAGCCGCCATGGGTTCTGTACGCTCTTGGCCGCCTTGAATTGCTCACGCGGCCTTCGATTGCGGTTGTCGGGACAAGACAGCCGACTGCATACGGCCGCCACACCGCCGTGAACATAGCTGAGACGCTTTCGGAGAACGGTATGACTGTTGTAAGCGGGATGGCTAGAGGGATCGATTATTGGGCCCATACCGGAGCTCTGAATGGCATAGGCAGTACAGTGGGGGTACTTGCATCTCCCATCGATACATGTTATCCTCCAAATCACTACAATCTGTATCGGCAAATTGAAGAGGAAGGGCTGCTTCTCTCGGAAACCCCTATCGGAGTTTCGCTGCATCCCGGCATGTTCCCGCTGCGAAACCGCATAATTGCGGGGATGACTTTAGGAACGGTTGTAGTCGAAGCGGCATCGCGGAGCGGTTCGCTCATAACAGCACGGGATGCTAATGAGATGAATCGTAATGTTTACGCTGTTCCGGGGCCAGTCTCATCGCCAAAAAGCTCGGGAACGAACGAGTTGATTTTAAACGGTGAAGGGAAAATAACGCTGGGAGTCGAACAAGTGTTAGAAGATTTCGCCTATATGCACGAGGAACTGGCGCTTATAACCGGGCGTTCCGCACGCCGACCGGCAGTAACTGGCACAGAGGCGACGCTTAGCCCGGAGGAAGAGCAAGTGCTGGGCTTGCTCCGGGAAGAGCCGCGCACAGTAGACGAGCTTCAAGGGCTTTCATCCATTCCGTTTGGACTTTTGAACACAGTTCTGATAAATTTATGTATAAAACGGAAAATCGAGCAGCAGCCCGGTTCAATATATATTGCATTGTAA
- the topA gene encoding type I DNA topoisomerase, whose amino-acid sequence MADSLVIVESPAKAKTIGKYLGSKYIVKASMGHIRDLPKSQTGVDVENNFQPKYITIRGKGSVLKELKDASKKVKNVFLAADPDREGEAIAWHLAHYLELNESDTCRVVFNEITKQAVKDAFKTPRKINMDLVNAQQARRILDRLVGYKISPLLWKKVKKGLSAGRVQSVAVKLIIDRENEIDSFIPEEYWSITAKLMHEGTPFEAKYYSLDGEKRELGSEQAMQQVLDAMEGGSFLVADVKEKERQRHPAAPFITSTLQQEAARKLGYRASKTMSIAQQLYEGVELGKEGTVGLITYMRTDSTRISPVAQEEAKEYITERYGASFVPEQPRNYTKKNSNAQDAHEGIRPTAVSRDPESMKPYLTRDQLRLYKLVWERFVSSQMASAVLDTMTVDLNSGKATFRATGSKIKFAGFMKVYVEGNDDGTEEEFKFLPALAVGDRISSDAIEPKQHFTQPPPRYSEARLVRALEELGIGRPSTYAPTLETIQKRGYVAIEEKRFIPTELGELVIQLMVEFFPEILDVEFTAHMEEDLDHVEEGKEDWVKVLASFYDSFEKRLEVAEEEMKEIEIQDEVSDEICDKCGRHMVYKMGRFGKFLACSGFPECRNTKPIVKDIGVTCPKCHEGKIIERRSKKGRIFYGCDQYPGCDYVSWDKPTGKPCPKCETMLVEKRSKNGTRLQCPSCDYSEEVQDEEQA is encoded by the coding sequence ATGGCAGATTCGTTAGTTATCGTAGAATCCCCCGCCAAAGCCAAAACAATCGGCAAATACTTAGGCAGCAAATACATTGTGAAAGCTTCGATGGGGCATATTCGCGATTTGCCAAAAAGTCAAACCGGCGTCGATGTTGAGAACAATTTCCAGCCTAAATACATTACGATCCGCGGCAAAGGGAGCGTTCTGAAGGAACTGAAGGATGCCAGCAAAAAAGTGAAAAATGTTTTTCTGGCGGCCGACCCTGACCGCGAAGGCGAAGCCATTGCCTGGCATTTGGCTCATTACTTAGAATTGAACGAATCCGACACATGCCGCGTTGTATTTAATGAGATTACGAAGCAGGCTGTGAAGGACGCTTTTAAAACGCCGCGTAAAATCAATATGGATCTTGTAAACGCACAGCAGGCGAGAAGAATTCTGGACCGCTTGGTCGGTTACAAGATCAGTCCGCTGCTGTGGAAAAAAGTGAAAAAAGGGTTGTCTGCCGGCCGTGTCCAATCGGTTGCGGTAAAGCTGATCATTGACCGCGAGAATGAGATTGACTCGTTCATCCCGGAAGAGTATTGGTCGATAACGGCTAAGCTGATGCATGAGGGTACGCCGTTTGAAGCGAAATACTATTCGCTTGACGGGGAGAAACGTGAGCTTGGCAGCGAACAGGCCATGCAGCAGGTGCTGGATGCGATGGAAGGCGGCAGCTTCCTTGTAGCCGATGTGAAGGAGAAAGAACGGCAGCGCCATCCGGCAGCGCCGTTTATAACAAGTACGCTGCAGCAGGAAGCCGCTCGCAAGCTGGGCTACAGAGCATCCAAGACGATGTCGATTGCCCAGCAGCTTTATGAAGGCGTGGAGCTGGGGAAAGAAGGTACGGTGGGTCTGATTACGTATATGCGTACAGATTCGACGCGTATTTCTCCGGTTGCGCAGGAAGAAGCCAAGGAATACATTACGGAACGTTACGGCGCCTCTTTTGTACCGGAGCAGCCTCGGAACTACACGAAGAAAAACAGCAATGCGCAAGATGCCCATGAAGGCATTCGTCCGACTGCGGTTTCGCGTGATCCGGAATCTATGAAGCCGTATTTGACGCGTGATCAGCTGCGCCTGTATAAGCTGGTTTGGGAACGTTTCGTATCCAGCCAGATGGCATCTGCTGTGCTCGATACGATGACGGTTGATTTGAATTCGGGCAAGGCGACCTTCCGGGCGACCGGTTCGAAAATCAAATTTGCCGGCTTTATGAAGGTTTATGTAGAAGGCAATGATGACGGTACGGAAGAAGAATTCAAGTTTTTGCCGGCGCTTGCCGTAGGAGACCGCATTAGCTCGGATGCCATCGAACCGAAGCAGCATTTTACGCAGCCGCCGCCGCGTTACAGCGAAGCGAGGCTTGTGCGAGCGCTTGAGGAGCTGGGGATCGGACGTCCAAGCACGTACGCGCCGACGCTGGAAACGATCCAGAAGCGCGGGTATGTAGCGATTGAGGAAAAACGGTTTATTCCTACCGAGCTGGGCGAATTAGTCATTCAGCTGATGGTCGAATTTTTCCCGGAAATATTGGATGTGGAGTTTACCGCCCATATGGAAGAAGATCTTGACCATGTGGAAGAAGGCAAGGAAGACTGGGTAAAGGTGCTTGCTTCCTTCTATGATTCGTTCGAGAAGCGGCTTGAAGTCGCGGAAGAAGAAATGAAAGAAATTGAAATCCAAGACGAAGTTTCGGATGAAATTTGCGATAAATGCGGACGCCATATGGTTTACAAAATGGGCCGTTTCGGCAAGTTTTTGGCATGCTCGGGTTTCCCGGAATGCCGCAATACGAAGCCGATTGTGAAAGATATCGGCGTGACTTGCCCGAAATGCCATGAAGGCAAAATTATTGAGCGGCGCAGCAAAAAAGGCCGGATATTTTACGGCTGTGACCAATATCCGGGCTGTGATTACGTTTCTTGGGATAAACCAACGGGCAAACCTTGCCCAAAATGCGAAACGATGCTCGTAGAGAAACGGAGCAAAAACGGCACAAGGCTGCAATGTCCGTCTTGTGATTATTCAGAAGAGGTACAGGACGAAGAGCAAGCTTAG
- the trmFO gene encoding FADH(2)-oxidizing methylenetetrahydrofolate--tRNA-(uracil(54)-C(5))-methyltransferase TrmFO, which translates to MSHTQQVTVIGAGLAGSEAAWQIANQGVPVILYEMRPVRQTPAHHTKNFAELVCSNSLRANGLTNAVGVLKEEMRRLESLVIGSADRNAVPAGGALAVDRDLFSGEITRLLHDHPLVEVRNEEVTEIPQDGIVVIATGPLTAPSLSEQIRGLLGEEYFYFYDAAAPIIEKDSIDMSKVYLASRYDKGEAAYLNCPMTEEEFDAFHEALTTAETAALKEFEKEVYFEGCMPIEVMASRGKQTVLFGPMKPVGLVNPHTGKLPYAVIQLRQDNAAGTLYNMVGFQTHLKWGEQKRVFSMIPGLENAEFVRYGVMHRNTFINSPQLLRPTYQTKNRENLFFAGQMTGVEGYVESAASGMIAGINAGRLARGLEPVVLPADTTLGSMAHYITTADFKHFQPMNANFGLFPPLEKRIRNKKEKNEAIANRALDSIEAFKQQFLAPANS; encoded by the coding sequence GTGTCACATACTCAACAAGTTACAGTCATAGGCGCTGGCCTGGCAGGCAGCGAAGCTGCATGGCAAATTGCGAATCAAGGCGTGCCGGTTATTTTATACGAGATGCGCCCTGTCCGCCAGACGCCTGCGCATCATACGAAAAACTTCGCTGAGCTGGTATGCAGCAACAGCTTGCGGGCGAACGGCTTGACGAATGCGGTAGGCGTGTTAAAGGAAGAGATGCGCCGGCTGGAATCGCTTGTCATTGGCAGTGCCGACCGCAATGCAGTACCGGCAGGCGGTGCGCTAGCTGTTGACCGGGATCTGTTTTCCGGCGAAATCACAAGGCTGCTGCATGATCACCCGCTTGTCGAAGTACGGAACGAGGAAGTTACGGAAATACCGCAGGACGGCATTGTCGTCATTGCAACCGGCCCGCTGACGGCGCCGTCGTTGTCCGAGCAAATCCGCGGGTTGCTGGGCGAAGAATATTTTTATTTCTATGACGCAGCGGCTCCCATCATTGAGAAAGACTCGATCGACATGAGCAAAGTGTATTTGGCTTCCCGTTATGATAAAGGCGAAGCGGCTTATTTGAATTGCCCGATGACGGAAGAGGAATTCGATGCTTTCCACGAGGCTCTTACGACAGCGGAAACCGCGGCGCTTAAGGAATTCGAGAAGGAAGTTTATTTTGAAGGCTGCATGCCGATTGAAGTAATGGCAAGCCGCGGCAAGCAGACGGTGCTGTTCGGGCCGATGAAGCCGGTTGGCCTTGTCAATCCGCACACCGGTAAACTGCCGTACGCCGTCATTCAGCTGCGCCAGGATAATGCGGCCGGCACGTTGTACAATATGGTAGGCTTCCAGACGCATTTGAAGTGGGGCGAGCAGAAGCGGGTGTTCTCGATGATTCCAGGCTTGGAAAATGCGGAATTTGTCCGTTACGGCGTCATGCACCGGAACACGTTCATTAATTCGCCGCAGCTGCTGCGTCCGACGTATCAAACGAAAAACAGGGAAAATTTATTTTTTGCAGGCCAGATGACCGGGGTGGAAGGTTATGTCGAATCCGCCGCTTCCGGTATGATTGCAGGCATTAACGCGGGCAGACTGGCGCGCGGCCTGGAGCCGGTGGTGCTGCCAGCAGACACGACGCTGGGCAGTATGGCGCATTATATTACAACAGCCGATTTCAAGCATTTTCAGCCGATGAATGCAAACTTTGGACTTTTTCCGCCGCTGGAAAAACGGATCCGCAACAAAAAAGAGAAAAACGAAGCGATTGCAAATCGTGCTTTGGACAGCATCGAAGCGTTTAAACAGCAGTTTTTAGCACCTGCTAATTCATAA
- the hslV gene encoding ATP-dependent protease subunit HslV → MEMQFHATTICAIRHEGKGAIAGDGQVTFGNSMVMKNTAKKVRRLYRGQVVAGFAGSVADAITLFEKFEAKLEEHHGNLQRSAVELAKEWRSDRVLRKLEAMLLVMDKTGLLLISGNGEVIEPDDGILAIGSGGNFALSAARALKRHAPQMEAKDMARSSLEIAADICVYTNHNIIVEEVE, encoded by the coding sequence ATGGAAATGCAATTTCATGCCACAACGATATGCGCGATTCGCCATGAAGGCAAGGGTGCGATTGCGGGTGACGGCCAAGTTACCTTCGGCAACAGTATGGTAATGAAGAATACCGCCAAAAAAGTAAGAAGGCTGTACAGAGGGCAGGTTGTCGCCGGTTTTGCCGGTTCGGTTGCCGATGCGATCACGCTGTTCGAAAAGTTTGAAGCCAAACTGGAGGAGCATCACGGCAACCTGCAAAGATCCGCAGTGGAACTTGCAAAAGAATGGCGCTCCGACCGGGTATTGCGCAAGCTGGAAGCGATGCTGCTCGTAATGGATAAAACCGGGCTGCTGCTCATTTCGGGCAACGGCGAAGTGATTGAGCCGGATGACGGTATATTGGCGATTGGTTCGGGCGGCAACTTTGCATTATCCGCCGCGCGTGCTCTGAAGCGCCATGCCCCTCAGATGGAAGCAAAAGATATGGCCCGTTCTTCACTGGAAATCGCTGCCGACATATGCGTATATACGAATCATAATATTATTGTTGAAGAGGTAGAATAG